A single genomic interval of Cupriavidus sp. MP-37 harbors:
- the cadR gene encoding Cd(II)/Pb(II)-responsive transcriptional regulator — MKIGKLAQTAGTTVETIRFYEHEGLLPAPARSSGNYRLYASQHLERLAFIRHCRSLDMTLNEIRSLLRLKDAPHEDCGEVNVLLEGHIRHVARRIQELMALERDLKQLRSQCGLSREAKDCGILEGLTKTAHQTPQLLGEE; from the coding sequence ATGAAGATCGGCAAACTTGCTCAAACCGCCGGCACCACGGTGGAGACTATTCGCTTCTACGAGCATGAAGGCTTACTGCCGGCGCCGGCTCGTTCCTCTGGAAACTACCGACTCTACGCTTCCCAGCACCTTGAGCGGTTGGCGTTCATCCGCCATTGCCGCTCGTTGGACATGACCCTGAACGAGATTCGGTCCTTGCTGCGTCTCAAGGATGCGCCCCACGAGGACTGTGGAGAGGTCAACGTCCTGCTAGAAGGCCACATTCGACACGTGGCGCGCCGCATACAAGAGTTGATGGCATTGGAACGTGACCTGAAGCAATTGCGCAGTCAATGCGGTCTGTCGCGAGAGGCCAAGGACTGCGGCATTCTGGAGGGCCTTACGAAAACAGCCCATCAGACACCACAGCTGTTGGGAGAAGAGTAG
- a CDS encoding AraC family transcriptional regulator, which translates to MSSSAECRHAQPADEHEASDRQPLLTIGRGWAIYIGPIEAGRLHRHQAAQLAWSKQGMLLLEGAWGGLQAPGHFLAAGVPHRLVAAGPVRMVFLDPTMHSVCPTGRRPAATMAPSPVQADMLEHELDRWLRGAMPSETANVSQPATEASRWAAVLQWLETSLEGPVHVAHAADAVGLSSSRFMHWFAEASGLSFRAYVRWLRLQRAVRTLSDGCTLTEAAHLAGFADSAHLTRTFVSTFGVRPAPLRGARIVCTAQSKPPFTLHGLEFVDTIRHGGRQTGAQQRGKA; encoded by the coding sequence ATGAGCTCTTCGGCAGAATGCAGGCACGCCCAGCCCGCGGATGAACACGAAGCATCCGACAGGCAGCCGCTGCTGACCATCGGCCGCGGCTGGGCCATTTACATCGGACCGATAGAGGCCGGTCGGTTGCACCGACATCAAGCAGCTCAGTTGGCATGGAGCAAACAGGGGATGTTGCTCCTCGAAGGGGCCTGGGGCGGATTGCAGGCCCCGGGACATTTTCTTGCGGCCGGGGTGCCGCATCGTCTCGTAGCGGCCGGCCCGGTGCGCATGGTGTTTCTCGACCCGACCATGCACAGCGTTTGCCCTACTGGCCGTCGGCCCGCAGCCACGATGGCGCCGAGCCCCGTGCAGGCGGATATGCTGGAACATGAGCTGGACCGCTGGCTGCGAGGCGCAATGCCGTCTGAAACAGCGAATGTGTCACAACCTGCCACGGAGGCTTCGCGTTGGGCTGCGGTCCTCCAGTGGCTGGAAACGTCGCTGGAGGGACCCGTGCATGTCGCACATGCCGCCGACGCCGTAGGCCTGTCGTCCTCCCGTTTCATGCATTGGTTCGCGGAGGCGAGCGGACTGTCGTTCCGGGCGTACGTGCGTTGGTTGCGCCTGCAGCGTGCGGTGCGCACCCTCTCCGATGGTTGTACGCTCACCGAGGCTGCTCATCTCGCCGGCTTCGCCGACAGCGCGCACCTGACGCGCACCTTCGTGTCCACATTCGGAGTCCGGCCAGCGCCGCTGCGTGGCGCTCGGATTGTCTGTACGGCACAGTCCAAACCTCCATTCACACTGCACGGACTTGAATTTGTCGACACCATCCGGCATGGAGGGCGTCAGACAGGAGCCCAACAAAGGGGAAAAGCATGA
- the lspA gene encoding signal peptidase II, with amino-acid sequence MRADRSIGLGFVLAALIVAMDIGTKVAIVAWVDYGASLDWLPVLNVVHVLNRGAAFSFLHGAGGWQRYFFIGIALAASAFLVYMIRRTGTTDTERISYGLILGGALANMIDRVARGAVVDWIDLHWGSYHWPAFNVADIGITLGAALIVFHELFGRMQARPARG; translated from the coding sequence ATGCGGGCTGATCGCAGCATTGGCCTGGGTTTCGTATTGGCGGCCCTTATCGTGGCGATGGATATCGGGACGAAAGTAGCCATCGTGGCCTGGGTCGACTACGGTGCAAGCCTCGACTGGCTGCCCGTCCTCAACGTCGTGCATGTGCTGAACCGAGGTGCCGCCTTCAGTTTTCTGCACGGCGCGGGGGGCTGGCAGCGATATTTTTTCATTGGAATTGCCTTGGCGGCCTCCGCGTTCCTTGTGTACATGATTCGGCGTACTGGTACCACCGATACCGAGCGGATCAGCTACGGACTGATCTTGGGCGGCGCGTTGGCCAATATGATCGACCGGGTCGCACGCGGAGCGGTGGTCGACTGGATCGATCTTCATTGGGGTTCGTACCATTGGCCGGCCTTCAATGTGGCTGACATCGGCATCACACTCGGTGCTGCCTTGATCGTGTTCCATGAGCTCTTCGGCAGAATGCAGGCACGCCCAGCCCGCGGATGA
- a CDS encoding heavy metal translocating P-type ATPase, with amino-acid sequence MDCRNEEAAIRARLAKLPAVESLSFDLPQRRLTVRHGLPNPGPLLEALHEIGMQASMEDDGEAAGNAACGSACAGSCAGSQSAALEESKDTFTIPNMDCRSEEAAIRARLEPLAGVRSLEFDLPARQLSVVHTLSSVEPLLTALQSIGMQARLGEDTTPPGANCAATTETACGPCGTPPVSFVPAATGNTTQFLITNMDCPTEEALIRKRLGKVEGIERLDFDLMNRRLEVQHRLPDPAPVLGALREIGMHATVEREAGASSKGRATYLIEKMDCPTEEALLRKALEGMPGVSSLQFNLMSRTLTVSHSLKDEVPITAAIERLGMQPVLRDHSRPAPAVTRDFGTGISKAEWLRMGAAGVLAVGAEVLTFAGMGESAWPVVAASLAAIALGGIETLKKGWIALRTLSLNMNLLMTIAVIGAALIGQWPEAAVVIWLFAIAEMIEALSLDRARNAIRKLMDLAPETALVRQDDGRWQEVKAETVPLGAVVRVRPGERIALDGVVVSGASAINQAPITGESMPVEKNPGDTVFAGTINERGTLEFEVHSRKGETTLDRIARSVQEAQGQRAPTQRFVDRFASVYTPSVFALAIAIAVIPPLFFGAPWFEWVYKALVMLVIACPCALVISTPVTVVSGLAAAARRGILVKGGLYLEQGRLLRAVALDKTGTLTHGRPALTDTVPTGALSETEVLRIAASLDALSEHPVATAIVNAYGDKPHASVQRFEALAGRGVKGDIDGQTYYVGNHRLANELGVASEQVRKLLESLEAQAKTAVVLATDKQALGVLAVADTVRDSSKRAVAALKQLGVEPVMLTGDNRKTAEAVAAQVGITDARGDLLPHDKLAAIAELGAKAPVGMVGDGVNDAPALAKSNIGFAMGAAGTDTAIETADVALMQDDLRKLPEFIKLSRRVGGVLKANIAFAIGTKAVFMVLAFTGHASLWLAILADMGASLAVVFNGLRLLGTSPSTESDHHAG; translated from the coding sequence ATGGATTGCCGCAACGAAGAAGCGGCAATCCGTGCACGGCTTGCCAAATTGCCAGCGGTAGAGTCCCTTTCGTTCGACCTTCCCCAGCGCCGCCTCACCGTCCGGCATGGGCTACCGAACCCGGGGCCGTTGCTGGAGGCCCTCCATGAGATCGGCATGCAAGCATCGATGGAGGACGACGGCGAAGCCGCGGGCAACGCCGCTTGCGGATCCGCGTGCGCTGGATCCTGCGCCGGCAGCCAGAGCGCTGCGTTAGAAGAGTCAAAAGACACATTCACGATTCCAAACATGGATTGCCGCTCCGAAGAGGCGGCGATCCGCGCGCGGCTGGAGCCGTTGGCCGGCGTCCGGTCGCTCGAGTTCGACCTACCCGCACGCCAGCTGTCTGTCGTCCACACCTTGTCCTCGGTGGAACCCCTGCTGACGGCGTTGCAATCGATCGGCATGCAGGCAAGGCTGGGCGAAGACACAACTCCTCCGGGCGCGAATTGCGCAGCGACAACGGAGACTGCCTGCGGTCCCTGCGGCACGCCCCCCGTCTCCTTCGTCCCTGCAGCCACGGGCAATACCACGCAGTTCCTGATCACAAACATGGACTGCCCCACCGAGGAAGCTTTGATCCGCAAGCGCCTAGGCAAGGTGGAGGGCATCGAACGCCTCGACTTCGACCTGATGAATCGCCGACTGGAGGTGCAACACCGCCTGCCCGATCCGGCACCGGTCCTCGGCGCACTGCGCGAGATCGGCATGCATGCCACGGTCGAGCGCGAGGCAGGGGCAAGTTCCAAGGGACGAGCCACCTACTTGATCGAAAAGATGGACTGCCCGACCGAAGAGGCGCTGCTGCGCAAGGCGTTGGAAGGCATGCCGGGTGTCAGCAGCCTGCAGTTCAACCTGATGAGCCGGACCCTGACCGTCAGCCATTCGCTGAAGGACGAGGTGCCAATCACAGCGGCCATTGAGCGACTTGGCATGCAGCCGGTGCTGCGCGACCATAGTCGGCCTGCCCCCGCAGTCACGAGGGACTTTGGCACCGGCATTTCGAAGGCGGAGTGGCTGCGCATGGGGGCCGCCGGCGTGCTGGCGGTTGGCGCGGAAGTCCTCACATTCGCCGGGATGGGTGAATCGGCATGGCCGGTGGTGGCCGCGTCGCTGGCGGCCATTGCGTTGGGCGGTATCGAGACCCTGAAGAAAGGCTGGATCGCGCTGCGCACGCTGTCACTGAACATGAACCTCCTGATGACGATTGCCGTCATCGGTGCCGCTTTGATCGGCCAGTGGCCGGAAGCCGCCGTGGTGATCTGGCTGTTCGCCATCGCGGAGATGATCGAAGCGCTAAGCCTGGACCGGGCGCGCAACGCGATTCGCAAGCTGATGGACCTGGCGCCGGAAACCGCACTCGTCCGCCAGGACGACGGTCGCTGGCAAGAGGTCAAGGCCGAGACAGTGCCGCTTGGAGCCGTCGTGCGCGTTCGTCCCGGCGAACGTATCGCCTTGGATGGGGTCGTGGTGTCGGGCGCATCAGCCATCAACCAGGCGCCCATCACCGGCGAAAGCATGCCCGTGGAAAAGAACCCCGGCGACACGGTGTTCGCGGGCACGATCAATGAGCGCGGCACATTGGAATTCGAAGTGCACTCGCGCAAGGGAGAGACCACGCTCGACCGTATCGCGCGCTCGGTCCAGGAAGCCCAAGGCCAGCGCGCGCCGACGCAGCGTTTCGTTGATCGTTTCGCGAGCGTCTATACCCCCTCTGTCTTTGCGCTGGCGATCGCCATTGCCGTGATCCCGCCGCTGTTCTTTGGGGCGCCTTGGTTCGAATGGGTCTACAAGGCGCTGGTGATGCTGGTGATTGCTTGTCCCTGCGCCCTGGTGATCTCGACACCGGTGACGGTCGTCAGCGGCCTGGCTGCGGCCGCGCGGCGTGGCATCCTCGTCAAGGGTGGCCTGTACCTGGAGCAAGGGCGTCTGCTGCGCGCGGTGGCACTGGACAAGACTGGCACCCTTACGCACGGCCGCCCGGCGCTGACCGATACGGTACCGACGGGCGCGCTCTCGGAGACGGAAGTGCTGCGCATTGCCGCCAGCCTGGATGCGTTGTCCGAACATCCAGTGGCCACAGCTATCGTCAACGCCTACGGCGACAAGCCGCACGCCTCAGTGCAACGCTTCGAGGCTCTGGCTGGCCGTGGCGTCAAGGGCGACATCGACGGCCAGACCTACTACGTCGGCAACCACCGCCTGGCAAATGAGCTTGGCGTGGCCAGCGAGCAGGTCCGCAAGCTGCTGGAGAGCCTGGAAGCGCAGGCCAAGACAGCAGTGGTGCTTGCCACCGATAAGCAGGCACTGGGTGTCCTGGCAGTTGCCGACACGGTCCGGGACAGCAGCAAGCGTGCGGTAGCGGCGCTCAAGCAGTTGGGCGTAGAGCCGGTGATGCTTACCGGCGACAACCGCAAGACCGCGGAAGCGGTGGCCGCCCAGGTGGGCATCACCGACGCGCGCGGCGACCTGCTGCCGCACGACAAGTTGGCTGCGATCGCAGAGCTTGGCGCGAAGGCGCCGGTAGGCATGGTCGGGGATGGCGTCAACGATGCGCCCGCGCTGGCCAAATCGAACATCGGCTTTGCGATGGGCGCTGCTGGCACCGACACCGCGATCGAGACCGCCGACGTGGCGCTGATGCAGGACGACCTGCGCAAGCTGCCTGAGTTCATCAAGCTGTCGCGCCGGGTGGGTGGCGTGCTGAAGGCAAACATCGCCTTCGCGATCGGTACCAAGGCGGTCTTCATGGTGCTGGCCTTCACCGGCCATGCCAGCCTGTGGCTCGCGATTCTTGCCGACATGGGCGCAAGCCTGGCCGTGGTGTTCAACGGACTGCGCCTGCTGGGGACCAGCCCCTCCACTGAGAGTGACCACCATGCGGGCTGA
- a CDS encoding cation transporter: MNDHFPDKERLDLDASQAADRRILWLVLLINVSQCLAGMGVGLWAASTAVLGAALDNLADALVYGVSLYAVGRSRAIKVRAARLSGWLLIGLALMLCVEVLRRFFGGEAPLGPAMMVMAAINAALNIICLRLLKRHRGEDVNFKASAIFTSNDSIVNLAIVLSGALVMWSGSNLPDLVLGLVVSAIAANGGREILVDATEHEEKARSEAT; encoded by the coding sequence ATGAACGACCACTTCCCCGACAAAGAACGCCTTGACCTCGACGCGAGTCAGGCGGCCGACCGCCGGATTCTGTGGCTGGTACTACTGATTAATGTCAGCCAATGTCTGGCAGGTATGGGCGTGGGCCTTTGGGCGGCGTCCACGGCGGTGCTTGGTGCGGCTCTGGACAACCTTGCCGACGCGTTGGTGTATGGCGTCAGCCTGTACGCCGTCGGCCGATCGCGAGCCATCAAGGTGCGGGCAGCGCGGCTATCGGGGTGGCTTTTGATTGGGCTGGCCCTGATGCTATGCGTGGAAGTCCTGCGCCGGTTCTTTGGCGGCGAGGCGCCATTGGGGCCGGCGATGATGGTCATGGCAGCGATCAATGCGGCGCTGAACATTATTTGCTTGCGCTTACTGAAACGCCACCGCGGGGAAGACGTCAACTTCAAGGCTTCCGCCATATTCACCAGCAACGACTCGATTGTGAATCTGGCCATTGTGTTGTCCGGAGCGCTCGTGATGTGGTCGGGCTCCAACCTGCCAGACCTGGTTCTGGGTCTGGTGGTATCTGCGATCGCCGCTAACGGAGGTCGTGAAATCCTGGTTGACGCGACAGAACATGAGGAAAAGGCCCGTTCCGAGGCAACTTAA
- a CDS encoding sterol desaturase family protein has protein sequence MTARSVVRYGAYPTIMALVITGVSVAPSHGTPLAWLALWAAAGLFLVAWLERIVPFDARWQKRDLDFPADVAHAVVNLAVMHGAVLGFVVLREGTGWPKLWWPAEWPYLLQVLLAGAPLDLSLYAVHRLSHHYGFLWRLHSIHHSSRRLYWLNGERRHPLHAALMAGPGLLVLGILGAPAEVVAGWFAILAVHLAFQHANLDYSLGPVRYMLGVAELHRWHHRERFADAQVNFGEFWLVWDHLFGTFYQPQAPLGAIGIEGDPVPHRYGEQLIYPFERPDPQVRLATEDVSQGRDADV, from the coding sequence ATGACAGCGCGTTCTGTGGTGCGGTACGGCGCCTATCCGACCATCATGGCCCTGGTAATCACAGGGGTTTCGGTCGCCCCATCCCACGGCACGCCGCTGGCTTGGCTGGCGTTGTGGGCCGCCGCCGGGCTATTTCTTGTTGCTTGGCTGGAGCGCATTGTCCCGTTCGATGCACGGTGGCAAAAGCGGGATCTCGACTTTCCGGCGGATGTCGCCCATGCCGTTGTGAATTTGGCCGTGATGCACGGTGCCGTGCTGGGGTTCGTGGTGCTGCGGGAAGGAACGGGTTGGCCCAAGCTATGGTGGCCTGCGGAATGGCCATACTTGTTGCAGGTATTACTCGCAGGGGCGCCACTGGACCTGTCGCTGTATGCCGTCCATCGGCTCAGCCACCACTACGGCTTTCTGTGGCGGCTGCACAGCATTCATCATTCGTCGCGGCGGCTCTACTGGCTAAACGGGGAACGCCGCCACCCGCTGCATGCAGCCCTGATGGCGGGTCCGGGCTTACTGGTCCTGGGCATACTAGGCGCGCCGGCCGAGGTAGTGGCCGGCTGGTTCGCAATCCTGGCGGTCCATCTGGCATTCCAGCATGCCAACCTGGACTATAGCCTGGGGCCGGTGCGGTATATGTTAGGCGTGGCAGAACTCCATCGCTGGCACCATCGGGAGCGCTTCGCGGACGCGCAGGTCAATTTCGGGGAGTTCTGGCTGGTATGGGACCACCTCTTCGGTACCTTCTATCAACCGCAGGCGCCACTGGGCGCAATCGGCATCGAAGGCGACCCGGTGCCGCACCGCTACGGCGAGCAACTGATTTATCCGTTTGAACGACCGGATCCGCAAGTTCGTCTGGCCACCGAAGACGTCTCGCAGGGCCGCGATGCTGATGTCTAA
- a CDS encoding copper-binding protein, whose protein sequence is MKYVKTLAIMAALAATPAAFAAGSMDGMDMKGMDMKPSAETKQAPHPVAAEVKKIDAKAGKVTLKHGPIENLGMSAMTMAFPVKDRASLKDFKEGDAVTAVFDTVDGKPTVVDMQRK, encoded by the coding sequence ATGAAATACGTCAAAACTCTTGCCATCATGGCTGCTCTCGCTGCCACACCGGCTGCGTTCGCGGCAGGGTCGATGGACGGCATGGATATGAAGGGCATGGACATGAAGCCGTCAGCCGAAACGAAGCAGGCCCCCCACCCGGTTGCGGCAGAGGTAAAGAAGATCGATGCGAAGGCAGGGAAAGTTACCCTCAAGCACGGCCCGATCGAAAATCTCGGCATGTCCGCCATGACCATGGCGTTCCCGGTCAAGGATCGCGCTTCGTTGAAGGACTTCAAGGAAGGTGATGCGGTTACCGCCGTATTCGACACGGTCGACGGCAAGCCGACAGTCGTGGACATGCAGCGCAAGTAA
- a CDS encoding efflux RND transporter permease subunit: protein MIARLILASIRNRFLVLLVTVMLTAWGLWAVRSTPLDALPDLSDVQVIIRTPFPGQAPQIVENQVTYPLTTTMLSVPGAKTVRGYSFFGDSFVYVLFEDGTDLYWARSRVLEYLNQVQSRLPGAAKPALGPDATGVGWIYEYTLVDKTGQHDLSQLRALQDWFLRFELKSLPNVAEVASLGGMVKQFQVVLMPDRLRAYNLSQGKVLTALKGANQETGGSVLELGEAEYMVRASGYLKTLDDFRQIPLVTSDAGIPVRLGDVATVQLGPEMRRGIAELDGQGEVAGGVIVMRSGKNALETIEAVKAKLATLQKSLPAGVQIVTTYDRSALINRAVENLTHKLIEEFIVVAVVCLVFLFHLRSALVAIVSLPLGVLAAFLVMRYQGVNANIMSLGGIAIAIGAMVDAAVVMIENAHKHLEHWHADKPGLDLTGHERWSVIGESAAEVGPALFFSLLIITLSFIPVFTLEAQEGRLFSPLAFTKTYSMAAAAGLSVTLVPVLMGYMIRGRIPTEQSNPLSRWLIRAYQPVLAKVLTYPKTTVAIAAILLVATAWPIMRIGGEFMPPLDEGDLLYMPSALPGLSTGKAAQLLQQTDRLIKTVPEVATVFGKAGRADTATDPAPIEMFETTIQFKPRDQWRSGMTTDKLVEELDRVVKVPGLSNIWVPPIRNRIDMLATGIKSPVGIKVAGTDLKEIDRLATRIEDAVKAVPGVTSALAERLSGGRYVDVDIDRMAAGRYGLNIEDVQSIVSSAIGGDNVGEVVDGLARFPINVRYPRDYRDSVEQLRSLPIVTDRGQHITLSDVARLQVVQGPPMLRSENARLSGWVYVDIRGRDLRSAVQDMQAAVAKAVPMPAGYSLSWSGQFEYLERATAKLKVVVPFTLLIIFVLLYLVFGRLDEALLIMGTLPLALIGGFWLLYLLGYNLSVAGVVGFIALAGVAAEFGVIMLLYLKQAWSEREGRGETSVSALLDAIQEGAVLRVRPKAMTVAVILAGLIPIMWSHGTGSEVMQRIAAPMVGGMVTAPLLSLFVVPAVYLLIRRRQAESVSLSTHPSLPEESQ, encoded by the coding sequence ATGATCGCCCGGCTCATTCTTGCTTCCATCCGCAACCGTTTCCTGGTCCTGCTGGTCACGGTCATGCTGACCGCCTGGGGACTGTGGGCCGTGCGCAGCACGCCGCTCGACGCGTTGCCGGACTTGTCCGATGTGCAAGTGATCATCCGCACGCCGTTTCCCGGCCAGGCGCCACAGATTGTCGAGAACCAGGTCACCTATCCACTGACCACGACCATGCTGTCGGTCCCGGGCGCCAAGACCGTACGCGGCTACTCGTTCTTCGGTGACTCGTTTGTCTATGTGCTATTCGAGGACGGCACCGACCTGTATTGGGCGCGCTCCCGCGTGCTGGAATATCTGAACCAGGTGCAATCCCGCCTGCCCGGCGCCGCCAAGCCGGCGCTGGGGCCGGACGCCACCGGCGTCGGCTGGATCTACGAGTACACGCTGGTGGACAAGACCGGCCAGCACGACCTCAGTCAACTGCGTGCGCTCCAGGACTGGTTCTTGCGCTTCGAGCTGAAATCGCTGCCCAATGTTGCCGAGGTCGCGTCCCTCGGCGGCATGGTGAAGCAGTTCCAGGTCGTCCTGATGCCGGACCGGCTACGCGCCTACAACCTGTCGCAGGGCAAGGTGCTTACGGCGCTCAAGGGCGCCAACCAGGAAACCGGCGGCTCGGTGCTGGAATTGGGCGAGGCGGAGTACATGGTCCGGGCCAGCGGCTACCTGAAGACGCTCGATGATTTCCGGCAGATCCCGCTGGTGACCAGCGACGCCGGCATCCCGGTGCGGCTGGGCGATGTCGCCACCGTCCAGCTTGGTCCCGAGATGCGGCGCGGCATCGCCGAGCTCGACGGCCAGGGAGAGGTCGCCGGCGGTGTCATCGTGATGCGCTCGGGCAAGAACGCGCTGGAAACCATCGAAGCGGTCAAAGCCAAACTCGCCACGCTGCAGAAGAGCCTGCCGGCAGGCGTCCAGATCGTCACCACGTACGATCGCTCCGCCCTGATCAACCGGGCGGTGGAAAACCTGACCCACAAGCTGATCGAAGAGTTTATCGTCGTCGCGGTGGTCTGCCTGGTTTTCCTGTTCCACCTGCGCTCCGCGCTGGTTGCCATCGTTTCATTGCCGCTGGGTGTGCTGGCCGCGTTTCTGGTCATGCGATACCAGGGTGTCAATGCCAACATCATGTCGCTGGGCGGCATCGCCATTGCCATCGGCGCCATGGTCGATGCCGCGGTCGTCATGATCGAGAACGCGCACAAGCATCTCGAGCATTGGCATGCGGATAAGCCCGGCCTGGATCTCACCGGCCATGAACGCTGGAGCGTGATCGGCGAGTCGGCGGCTGAGGTTGGACCGGCGCTGTTCTTCTCGCTGCTGATCATCACGCTGTCATTCATTCCGGTGTTCACGCTGGAGGCGCAGGAGGGCCGACTGTTTTCGCCGCTGGCCTTTACCAAGACCTACTCCATGGCCGCGGCGGCGGGCCTCTCCGTCACCCTGGTGCCGGTCCTGATGGGCTACATGATCCGTGGCAGGATCCCCACGGAGCAGTCCAATCCCCTCAGTCGGTGGCTGATTCGCGCCTATCAGCCAGTGTTGGCCAAGGTGCTCACCTACCCGAAGACCACTGTAGCGATCGCGGCAATTCTGCTCGTCGCGACCGCCTGGCCGATCATGCGAATTGGCGGCGAGTTCATGCCGCCTCTCGATGAGGGTGACCTACTCTACATGCCGTCGGCGCTCCCGGGGCTGTCCACCGGCAAGGCAGCGCAGTTGCTGCAGCAGACCGACCGCCTAATCAAGACCGTTCCCGAGGTAGCCACCGTGTTTGGCAAGGCCGGCCGCGCCGACACGGCGACCGACCCGGCGCCCATCGAGATGTTCGAAACCACCATCCAGTTCAAGCCGCGCGACCAGTGGCGTTCCGGCATGACGACGGACAAGCTGGTGGAGGAGCTCGACCGCGTGGTGAAGGTGCCCGGCCTGTCCAATATCTGGGTGCCGCCGATCCGCAACCGCATCGACATGCTCGCCACCGGCATCAAGAGCCCGGTCGGCATTAAGGTGGCGGGCACCGACCTGAAGGAAATTGACCGACTGGCCACGAGGATCGAGGATGCTGTCAAGGCGGTGCCGGGCGTCACCTCTGCACTCGCCGAACGCCTGTCCGGCGGGCGCTACGTCGATGTCGACATAGACCGGATGGCCGCCGGGCGATATGGGCTCAACATCGAGGATGTCCAGAGCATCGTGTCCTCGGCCATCGGTGGCGACAACGTCGGGGAAGTGGTCGACGGGCTGGCGCGCTTTCCGATCAATGTGCGTTATCCACGGGACTACCGCGACTCGGTGGAACAACTGCGCAGCCTGCCCATTGTCACCGACCGTGGCCAGCATATCACGCTGTCCGACGTGGCGCGCCTCCAGGTGGTGCAAGGACCGCCGATGCTGCGCAGCGAAAACGCCCGCCTGTCGGGCTGGGTGTACGTCGATATTCGCGGACGTGACCTGCGTTCGGCCGTCCAGGACATGCAGGCCGCCGTGGCCAAGGCGGTCCCGATGCCAGCGGGCTATTCCCTCAGTTGGTCGGGTCAGTTCGAGTATCTGGAGCGGGCCACCGCGAAGCTGAAGGTGGTGGTGCCGTTCACGCTGCTGATCATCTTCGTGTTGCTGTACCTGGTGTTCGGCCGTCTCGATGAAGCGCTACTGATCATGGGCACGCTGCCGCTGGCGCTCATCGGCGGATTCTGGCTGCTTTACTTGCTGGGCTACAACCTTTCGGTAGCGGGGGTTGTCGGCTTTATCGCCCTTGCCGGCGTGGCAGCCGAGTTCGGCGTCATCATGCTGCTCTACCTGAAGCAAGCCTGGAGCGAACGCGAGGGCCGAGGCGAAACCAGCGTGTCCGCATTGCTGGACGCCATTCAGGAAGGGGCAGTGCTGCGGGTCCGCCCCAAGGCCATGACCGTCGCTGTCATTCTTGCCGGCCTGATTCCCATCATGTGGTCGCATGGCACCGGCTCGGAGGTCATGCAGCGCATTGCGGCTCCGATGGTTGGCGGCATGGTCACCGCGCCATTGCTTTCCCTGTTTGTTGTGCCGGCGGTGTACTTGCTGATACGCAGACGGCAGGCCGAATCTGTCTCACTTTCCACCCACCCCTCACTCCCGGAGGAATCACAATGA